The Verrucomicrobiota bacterium genome includes a region encoding these proteins:
- a CDS encoding response regulator transcription factor, producing the protein MRVLVIEDDKKTAAFIRKALQAEEFAVDVCHDGETGLLAARTTPFDALVLDIMLPGRDGLSILRQLREQHVGIPVLMLSARGEVNERVAGLNAGADDYLAKPFVIAELVARVRALGRRGGESKPAILRVADLTLNTVTREVRRGMAQIELTAREYRLLEFLMRSAGRICSRMAILEKVWDYDFDPGSNLVDVNIMRLREKIDAGHEPKLLHTVRGLGYRVHDIP; encoded by the coding sequence ATGCGCGTGCTGGTCATCGAAGATGATAAAAAAACCGCTGCCTTCATCCGCAAGGCGTTGCAGGCGGAAGAATTCGCCGTGGATGTCTGTCACGACGGCGAAACCGGTCTGCTGGCGGCGCGGACCACGCCCTTTGACGCTTTGGTTTTGGACATCATGCTGCCGGGGCGGGATGGCTTGAGCATTTTGCGACAACTGCGGGAGCAGCACGTGGGCATACCGGTCCTGATGCTATCCGCGCGCGGCGAAGTGAATGAACGGGTGGCAGGTTTGAATGCCGGGGCGGATGATTATCTGGCCAAGCCATTTGTCATTGCCGAACTGGTGGCACGGGTGCGAGCACTCGGGCGGCGTGGTGGAGAATCAAAACCGGCCATTTTACGGGTCGCAGATTTGACGTTGAACACCGTCACACGGGAGGTGCGGCGCGGCATGGCGCAGATCGAACTGACCGCCAGGGAGTATCGTCTGTTGGAATTCCTGATGCGCTCCGCCGGGCGAATCTGCAGCCGGATGGCAATTCTGGAAAAGGTCTGGGACTATGATTTTGATCCCGGCAGCAACCTGGTGGATGTGAATATCATGCGGCTGCGGGAAAAAATTGACGCCGGGCATGAGCCAAAATTACTGCATACCGTGCGCGGGCTGGGTTACCGGGTCCATGATATCCCATGA
- a CDS encoding PepSY domain-containing protein codes for MKIKNIIIVSVLCAGVCACFLSACATAKQSQAELTAQAKVTRADAEKIALGKAPGGTIKESEIEKEKGKLVWSFDIATPGTKDITEVLVDAMTGEVVSVEKETPEAQAKEKEKDEKEKK; via the coding sequence ATGAAAATAAAAAACATTATTATTGTTTCCGTGTTATGTGCGGGAGTATGCGCCTGTTTCTTGAGTGCGTGTGCCACTGCCAAGCAAAGTCAGGCTGAACTGACCGCCCAGGCAAAAGTTACCAGGGCCGATGCCGAAAAGATTGCCTTGGGCAAAGCACCCGGCGGGACGATCAAGGAAAGCGAAATCGAAAAGGAAAAGGGAAAGCTCGTCTGGTCGTTTGATATTGCCACCCCTGGCACAAAGGACATCACCGAAGTATTGGTGGATGCCATGACTGGCGAAGTGGTTTCCGTGGAAAAGGAAACACCGGAAGCGCAAGCCAAAGAGAAGGAAAAGGACGAAAAGGAGAAAAAATAA